One part of the Rutidosis leptorrhynchoides isolate AG116_Rl617_1_P2 chromosome 1, CSIRO_AGI_Rlap_v1, whole genome shotgun sequence genome encodes these proteins:
- the LOC139860706 gene encoding protein CYCLOPS-like yields the protein MEGRGFSDLYRNTSEDMFITTLMESPVGMPAPTMEMLGFKNITNSNNFRADSEELFKNWLTTGENQGHNPTSVVHNRSRQLSRMMLAEQVTLPSHQNWGSIERNKSNDNLIPQSSLTVIGEPSNDTVDQSTRGLQGSNLYLAKAWFNSSQPMTRSRSSELRRRYVAMQNSQTTIGMEAMHHASGSQSQVNHPKQEFVDQGSFNEASLYDMPNQLDNRFMPPSNLSSSVDKVSSVVSMLKGTLERKRLSNQLEKEAVEDGSLGYYAGQQEVFDYSSANHINEVHSFEEQETHHDQGFFRTTQDADRDNFVAPTNQIQMSFASREPSQSESSAAAPVMSNCCDACDGPSNSGQTLVKGTDTREQMYDNVQEDRKPKKNLIRFGSVTSAISGNFGDTDSKDPTKKRRVERSRKMAEAKGRTQTPATSSDMQSILKRCENLEKEVRSLKLNLAFMNRKDSEQTKQIEELQKQHEEMRDEKERLLEEIERILSDPDKM from the exons ATGGAGGGAAGAGGGTTTTCGGATTTGTATAGAAACACGAGTGAAGATATGTTTATAACAACGTTGATGGAGAGTCCAGTTGGCATGCCAGCACCGACGATGGAGATGCTCGGTTTTAAGAatattactaattctaataattTCAGGGCGGATAGTGAAGAACTATTCAAAAACTGGCTCACTACTGGAGAG AATCAAGGCCACAATCCAACAAGTGTAGTTCATAACCGTTCTCGTCAACTATCACGGAT GATGCTTGCTGAACAAGTTACTTTACCTAGTCACCAAAATTGGGGTTCCATTGAAagaaataaaagtaatgataatctgATACCACAAAGCTCGTTGACAGTCATTGGCGAACCCTCAAATGACACAGTTGACCAGTCTACGAG GGGGTTGCAGGGTAGCAACTTGTACTTGGCTAAG GCATGGTTCAATAGTTCTCAACCTATGACGAGAAGCCGTTCCTCTGAATTAAG GAGGAGGTATGTTGCAATGCAAAACTCTCAGACAACAATAGGAATGGAAGCAATGCATCATGCATCAGGGAGTCAAAGTCAAGTCAACCATCCGAAACAGGAATTTGTCGACCAAGGTTCATTCAACGAGGCTTCGTTGTACGACATGCCTAATCAATTGGACAACAGGTTCATGCCCCCGTCTAACTTGTCATCATCCGTTGATAAGGTTTCTTCGGTTGTGAGCATGTTAAAAGGTACGCTAGAACGCAAGAGGCTTAGCAACCAACTTGAAAAAGAAGCTGTTGAAGATGGTTCGTTAGGGTATTATGCTGGTCAACAAGAGGTCTTTGATTATTCAAGCGCAAATCATATAAACGAAGTTCATAGTTTTGAGGAACAAGAAACGCACCACGATCAGGGGTTTTTTAGAACCACTCAAGATGCTGACCGGGACAACTTTGTGGCCCCCACTAATCAGATACAGATGAGTTTTGCATCTAGAGAACCTTCACAGAGTGAATCGTCTGCTGCTGCACCTGTAATGTCAAATTGTTGTGATGCATGTGATGGTCCCAGCAACTCTGGTCAAACACTAGTAAAAGGTACTG ATACAAGGGAACAGATGTATGATAACGTTCAAGAGGACCGCAAG CCGAAGAAAAACTTAATTCGATTTGGATCAGTGACATCAGCCATTTCAGGTAATTTTGGAGACA CGGACAGCAAAGATCCTACAAAGAAACGCAGGGTCGAAAGGTCACGAAA AATGGCAGAAGCAAAGGGAAGAACTCAAACCCCTGCAACATCATCAGACATGCAGTCTATTCTCAAGCGATGTGAAAATCTTGAGAAGGAAGTTCGGTCGCTTAAACTTAACCTGGCTTTCATGAATAG GAAAGATTCAGAACAAACTAAGCAAATCGAAGAGCTCCAAAAGCAGCATGAGGAAATGAGAGATGAAAAGGAACGCCTTCTAGAAGAGATCGAAAGGATCTTATCAGACCCAGATAAGATGTGA